The sequence below is a genomic window from Sneathiella marina.
GGTTTATGCGGTATTTAACGTACCCAAGGAAGATCCAGATCATGCTGAAAATGCGATCCGCTGTGCTTTGGAACTGGACGCAACTCTTAAATCTACCAGTTTTGCCAATGGTGTATTTTTGCCAACGCGAATTGGGGTTAGTAAGTGGACTTGTCGTTGCAGGCCTTGTTGGTACAGATCATCGCCCGGAATACTTTGCTTATGGTGACGTCGTGAATGTCGCGTCGCGGCTGGAAGCCATGAATAAGGAACTGGGAACAACGATTTTAGCGAGCGGAACAACTTCTAATCTAGCATCC
It includes:
- a CDS encoding adenylate/guanylate cyclase domain-containing protein, which codes for MVYFCQRELGLVSGLVVAGLVGTDHRPEYFAYGDVVNVASRLEAMNKELGTTILASGTTSNLASNLEDAGVVFTSKGEKAVRGKINTIDVYEISSA